One Besnoitia besnoiti strain Bb-Ger1 chromosome VIII, whole genome shotgun sequence DNA segment encodes these proteins:
- a CDS encoding putative small subunit DNA primase (encoded by transcript BESB_085070) gives MVQQNDEPLPHDAAVADKDLLFYYDKLFPFGELSKWLTYKNSPHLPETETNDPLFLAKREVCFTCRKPGGVDSGEEFFLRWQSFRTVEEMKERLKDMSSLVCFKFDFGAVYSVPVSEKDTFQTAFKPEQKELVFDIDMNDYDDIRTCCTDKRVCQKCWAFLDVAISLLDTALREDFGFENILWVYSGRRGVHCWVCDSSARLLPTDGRAQLCEYLNLCTGTNQQMKVVMLRGGRVQPYFVDRAFSLAYQRFHKLLVEQDFFASDAPLAATSSEFAEDTRGQRHYQKLLNYLPDLADGAGANSGRTNWKTSKPERRGAESSASPFAVAKSHMHAWIKRRLSSEKKRFSSEELFNELCAVAGCPPPRDFRGGVEDVKKIPSFIKEIVLAYSYPRLDINVSKDIGHLLKSPFCVHHGTGRICVPLDVESNPRGGVASSSGFDPARVPTLTLLRRQFDDPARAHLPPHQRTSLAPYVEFFRDRFLHGLLKAVTEEMQYVKKLLGGLDAQVEPESCF, from the exons ATGGTGCAGCAGAACGACGAGCCTCTGCCGCATGATGCGGCGGTAGCAGACAAAGACCTTCTCTTCTACTATG ACAAACTGTTCCCCTTCGGCGAGCTCTCGAAGTGGCTGACGTACAAAAACTCTCCGCATTTGCCAGAGACTGAAACAAACGACCCGCTCTTCCTCGCGAAACGCGAAGTCTGCTTCACGTGCCGCAAGCCGGGCGGCgtcgacagcggcgaggaaTTCTTCCTCAGATGGCAG TCTTTCAGGACTGTCGAGGAGATGAAGGAGCGGCTGAAGGACATGTCGTCGCTGGTCTGCTTCAAGTTCGATTTCGGCGCAGTGTACTCTGTGCCTGTCTCTGAGAAAGACACCTTTCAGACAGCCTTCAAACCCGAGCAGAAA GAGTTGGTCTTCGATATCGATATGAACGACTACGACGACATCCGCACGTGCTGCACCGACAAGCGCGTATGCCAGAAGTGCTG GGCATTTTTGGATGTGGCGATCTCCCTGCTGGACACTGCGCTGCGAGAGGATTTCGGATTCGAAAACATTCTCTGGGTTTACTCCGGTCGTCGTGGAGTTCACTGCTGG GTCTGCGACTCTTCTGCGAGGCTGCTGCCGACCGACGGCCgtgcgcagctctgcgaaTACCTCAACCTTTGCACG gGAACGAACCAGCAGATGAAGGTGGTgatgctgcgcggcggccgcgtgcaGCCCTATTTCGTCGA CCGCGCCTTCAGTCTGGCGTATCAGCGCTTTCACAAGCTGCTGGTGGAGCAGGACTTCttcgcgagcgacgcgccgcttgCGGCGACCTCATCTGAGTTCGCGGAGGACACCAGAGGGCAGCGTCACTATCAGAAGTTGTTGAATTACTTGCCAGACTtggcggacggcgcgggcgctaACTCCGGGCGCACCAACTGGAAGACCTCCAAGcccgagaggcgcggcgcggagagctctgcttcgcccttCGCAGTGGCGAAGTcgcacatgcatgcgtggaTCAAGCGCCGGCTgtcgagcgagaagaagcgattCTCCTCCGAGGAGCTCTTCAACgagctctgcgccgtcgccggatGCCCCCCCCCGAGGgacttccgcggcggcgtcgaagACGTGAAGAAAATTCCCTCCTTCATCAAGGAAATCGTGCTGGCCTACTCCTACCCCAGACTTGATATCAATGTCAG CAAGGACATCGGCCATCTTCTCAAGTCCCCCTTCTGCGTTCATCACGGCACAG GACGAATTTGCGTGCCTCTGGACGTCGAGAGTAACCCGaggggcggcgtcgccagcagctcgGGGTTCGATCCCGCGCGCGTACCGACTTTGA cactcctgcggcggcagttTGATGATCCTGCCCGCGCGCATCTGCCGCCGCACCAGCGGacgtcgctcgcgccctaCGTCGAGTTTTTCCGCGACAGATTTCTCCACGGCCTCCTCAAAGCGGTGACTGAAGAAATGCAGT ATGTTAAGAAGttgctcggcggcctcgacgctCAGGTGGAACCTGAGTCGTGTTTCTGA
- a CDS encoding RAP domain-containing protein (encoded by transcript BESB_085060) — MGLLRPRERLLLNALKKEADIRYRGRRMHKRFRSWSQQRVRHYWLPQKVCITSDPRAMDGAYIAASVQKAATLRKHDLQLWHGFSRRILELADSLTPQQMGYIFYGYGKSLFRHEELYRGLLPYVVDALPEFHSHALMTVAWALERVRVNDRAAVAQIAEEALAKKDIMRPADFIKIVTCVARMGAGTPSLSAALSEELLRVLDEKCNALQFRAAVDPVAMTTLYSDPLKIYILERFTKTAMCCRPAHYQKAFQSAVALRVLQPHLWQQLSKAVRNFYIRLSLRRIPQRARRPSPLHWDVSNALAKLGVFHRNTFHWGCFWIDIGEIDDRRQCWFVDGPSDFYSSTHEYTEANKLQHRILSELGWNIRRVRWTDWVKLGTDMDAKVEFLRKLRERPPWPAVLSDGPRSSREEMTQNLKAARSIQLALKERRDRNRQPHSLVMNLA, encoded by the exons ATGGGACTCCTCCGGCCCCGCGAGCGTCTGCTCCTGAACGCCCTCAAGAAGGAGGCAGACATCCGCTACAGAgggaggcgcatgcacaaGCGCTTTCGCTCGTGGTCGCAGCAAAG GGTCCGCCATTATTGGCTTCCACAGAAAGTTTGCATCACGAGCGACCCGCGGGCGATGGATGGTGCCTACATTGCAGCCAGCGTGCAGAAAGCCGCGACCCTCCGCAAGCACGATCTCCAGCTGTG GCACGGCTTTTCTCGACGCATTCTGGAGCTCGCCGACAGCTTGACGCCTCAGCAAATGGGATACATCTTTTACGG GTACGGGAAGAGTTTGTTTCGTCACGAGGAGCTCTACCGCGGGCTGCTCCCCTACGTCGTGGACGCCCTGCCCGAGTTCCACAGTCACGCGCTCATGACCGTCGCCtgggcgctggagcgcgtGCGAGTCAAcgaccgcgccgccgtcgcgcag AtagccgaggaggcgctcgcgaaaAAGGACATCATGCGCCCAGCCGACTTTATAAAAATCGTCAcgtgcgtcgcgcgcatg GGCGCAGGCACGCCGTCGCTGAGTGCCGCACTCTCCgaagagctgctgcgcgtgctggACGAGAAGTGCAACGCGCTGCAGTTTCGCGCGGCGGTAGACCCCGTGGCGATGACGACTCTGTACTCAGACCCGCTCAAGATCTACATCCTCGAACGCTTCACGAA AACGGCGATGTGCTGTCGCCCTGCGCACTACCAGAAGGCGTTTCAGAGCGCTGTggcgctccgcgtcctccagccCCACCTTTGGCAGCAGCTCTCGAAGGCTGTTCGCAATTTTTACATTCGTCTGAG CTTGAGGAGGattccgcagcgcgcgcgacgacccTCGCCTCTTCACTGGGACGTCTCCAACGCCCTGGCAAAGCTCGGCGTCTTCCATCGAAACACTTTCCA TTGGGGCTGTTTCTGGATCGATATCGGAGAAATCGACGACCGCCGCCAGTGCTGGTTCGTGGACGGGCCCTCTGATTTTTACTCCTCCACGCACGAGTACACAGAGGCGAACAAACTGCAGCACAG AATTCTGTCCGAGCTCGGCTGGAACATTCGCCGCGTGCGCTGGACAGACTGGGTGAAGCTCGGGACAGACATGGACGCCAAAGTGGAATTCCTCAG aaagctgcgcgagcgcccgcCGTGGCCGGCGGTGTTGAGCGACGGACCCCGCTccagcagagaggagatgACGCAGAACTtgaaggccgcgcgcagcatTCAACTCGCGCTCaaggagaggcgcgacagGAACCGCCAGCCGCACTCTCTCGTGATGAATCTCGCGTAG